ATATATTATTATACCTATTTGAAATGGCTTTCAGACCAATAAATAAAgacaaattcaaataaaaaaaaagtcaactttgtattacaaaaaaattaaataaaaatcacaacaCTAATAATAATGTGCAgtcaagttttttttctttctattcttCTAGGAATGATAACATGCCAGTAAATCCCTACATGACATTTCCAGTTTGGCAGCAAGCAGTCAATCATTCATTCACATTTGTACACAAGATGGCAGGCCTGGGCAAAAATCTAAGGAGATCTGAGCCTTTGGGGTGCTTCTCAGTTCCTCACAACAGCAAGCTGAGGTCCGCCTCCTTCATCTCGAAACCTGTATAAATCATTTACACATTTAGAGCCAGATTCaaagctggtgtcaatcagtgtAGGTCTACTGAAGTCAGGCTCCATTAGGTCAAGGGAagtaggctgatttacaccagctcagggtCTGGCACCTGACACTCCAGGGCATATAGTTAAAAGACATCTTTTGCCCAAGGCTGCAAAGCTCACCTGAATTGCTGAAACCATGTGGTCTCTAGTTCACATTTCCCTAAAATGGAATATGGCAAACCTGTTAACTTTGCACCCTTCAAAATAGTACATGGATTTTTGAAGAGGCAGAAACAACACATGTAAGCCCTTAGGAGGACAGGATGCCTCATTATCATACCGAAACATATCCATAAATAAAAGTATGGACTGAAATCTCCCTTCTTAAGAGAACAAACAGTGAGCATTTAGCCTTGCTTTGTGTGAGCACAGCACCACGGATGCcttttacaccagggctgaattttggCCAAGTGTCTCCTGGAGGAAAAAACCTCTCCATTGAGATAGAGGAGGCAATTCAGGAATTAAAACTCACCCACCTTGATGCCTGTTAGCTCCTCCTTAAAATCAGCTGGATTGAGTGAAGTACTGTGACACACAAAATCAGGAGTTTGCAAGCTGGGAAGCAATGAGCAATAAAGCAGTTCTTTGTTCTTTCTTAAATCTATTCACATTGCTATTCTGGATTCTCAGCTAATCCAAATGGAACTTGGTACTATTTCTCTGTGGCTTTTAGGATTTTAGAGCATGCCCAGAGAGagtggcccaaattctgctcctaGCTGAAGTCTTGGGGTAaagatgagagcagaatttggccctttaaccTCCAGTTGTTTGTGTGTTTGGACTGTTAGAGCTGTAGCCAGTTTGACctcacaggccaaattctgcccccagTCACACCAGTGCAGCCTGAATGAAGCCCAGGGCCATATGTTCATGTAAATGAGATCTGAAACTGGCCATACAACTCCAGTTTGCCCAGGCCTGTCAAACGCATAGTGCCTTGCTAACTGAGGCTTACTTACATTCAGGTAATCCAGTAGACCCAAGTGGTACCTTTATGGGAGTTGAAGCCTCAAGTCTGGATATTTAGATATATCCAAGGAAACatacatttttctccttttcagaCTGATACCATTGCTCATGCAGTACCAATTACAAATAGAGATAGATACCTGCATTTTTATAACAAATCCCTTGTCGAGTCTACTGTTCTCATTCCAGCACTCATAGTCAAATTCCTTCTGTTCCACTGCTACCTACTTCAAAACATTCTTATTTGGGGAAAAGGCACATTCTCACTGATTCTCAGTCCTCTCTCCATTTACTACATGCTACAACCTTTTCTTAAGCTAACATTCTAGAAGCAAACTAGTCTCCACTCTCAGATACATGCTAATAAGCAAGGCGGCACCATTTGCTGACAGTGAAAGTGACTGAAATCTGGGTCTTGTGCTTAATTAACCCTTGAGAGAATGTGATAAACACACCCCTTCCTAGGCATTTGTTTGGCTGGCAATCTGGAAAATGTCACAAACCTAGTAAATATGTTGGAGGGTGCGGGGCAGAAATCAACTAGCCATTTGCAATGGTCAACTTTTTCTAGCTCATGCTATGGTTTCAGTTCTTGTATTTTTTCACTGTTAGTGCTGATAGTCAGATACGAATCTGTGCCCCTTGCTAGTGCGGAGAATGATATGGTAGATGGAAGATGTGAATTTGTAGCCACATGCCTCAAATTTTCTAGGCACATCACACCAAGTGTGACTATTTAAAACTACCCTTCCTAAAGCAAATTCAGAGacttttaaagccagaagggaccattgtgaacatctagtctggcctccagtataacacaggccatagatatTTCACCCcataattcctgcatcaagtcaAATAACTTCAGGAtgaactagagtatatcttttagaaagacatccaatatTGAGAAAGATttaagtgatgaagaatccaccacctcccttgggaaAGTTGCTCTACTAGTAAACTACACTTACTATTAAAAATAcctgccttatttccaatctgaatttgtctacatTACGCCTTTGTCTGCCAGATTctggtattattatttatttatttatttatacaatcGCAGCACTTAGAAATCCCAATCATGGACCgggaccccactgtgttaggtgctgtatgtTTGCATCACGTATGTATGTTTTCTTTGGGCAACGAGGTAATACTTTAATAAAGCAAACTAAAAGAGTTTGCATAATGCTCAAGAGAATTCTTTGGGGTTTTTACACATCTCAAGGTTTTCAGCTGAGTATGCGCATTCAACCCCATTTTGATGATCCTACCACTGTCAGCAAATTGGTAACCAGGCTAACTCCATCATAAAGGTACACATGAcaattcccttcccttcccaccctctccaCTGTGCTAGTTGAGCTTGTTGCAGATCTCCAGAGCTTTCTTGTAGACCTGAGTCACATCATCCATGTCCGTGAGAAGGGAAAAACTGCTGTCCCCCAGCCGATTTCGATAACGTTTCAAATGCTGTGGGCGTGGGCGGTTCTGGAGTCCTTCAAAATCTTGGATCTGGAGGAAGTTTTCAGCAGAGACACAACTCCGTATCCTTTGCCTGTTTGGCCTGCTCTCTCGCAAATCTAGCAAGTCAAAGGAGTCACTGGACAAAATACTGTCATCACTAATCACACTAGAAGGGCGACTGTAACTTCGAGATAATCTATCCCCAGGCAAGTCCCCTTCTTCCATGGCTTCCACCATCGGTGTTTCAGGACTGACCAAAGCAGAATCAATGCTGCTGGTGGAATACTTGCTGTTGTGTTTTAAGATGCCCTTACGTCTATAGGAATGGCTATGAGACCCAATTCTTGATGTTTCAGTGATGCCTGGGGATGTATCACTGTTTTCTGTCTCATCCTTATTGTCCAACAATTCAGAAGATTCACTTCGTTCTGGAGAAGAGTAGTAGCCAGACTCTCTCTGCTGAGTCTTCTTTAAGATTCCTTTTTTTGGCATGAGGGAAGATGCTTTAGTGCCGTATTTACTTGCTATCTCTCCCTCCATGGCACTCTTAATGACTACACCAGTCCTACACAGTTCTTGCTCTATCTTAAAAGTGGAGGGTAACGCTGGGTTGACCACTCCTTCAATGAATCCTGCACTGTGAGACCGATGCTCACTGTTGCTCCTTTTCTTCAAGATGCCCTTGGGCCTCTTGGAGGTTGGTTTGGATGCATTCTCAGCCCCTCCTTCCTGGATCGATTGCACAATGTCATTTTCCTTCTTTGATTTTTTCAGAGACCTCTGTCGCTCCAGCGTAACTTCAGAACCTTTGGGTTTAGAAAGGCACTTCATTTTGGTATCAGTCTCTGGCTGTAGACCTGTCGAACGGTGATGCCAATCAATAAACCTAGCCAGCAGTGGGGACTCTGAGTCTTTCAAGACATCACAGTCACAAACGCTGCTCTTGTAGCCCCAATTAACCCACCAGTGATTGGCTATGTCTTCGATGGTTGCTCGTCGCTCAGGGTTCACCATCAGCATCCACCTGATCAGACCACGAGCATCTATGGTCAAAGAATGACATTTAAAATAGTCAAAATATAGACATGGAAATATGGACAAGACAGATGAACAGATGCTTCTCAAAACAGGTGAAGTGAATGTGCTATGTGGGAAGACTTTGACCATCAAGTCAACTTCAGGAAATGAAATTAAGTGCTATTTCATATCTGAAGCCAGATGATACATCCAAACAAATGTACCATTGGCTTGTCAAGTAGATGAGTATTTTTCCATATTAGTGAAGAAATCTGGTGTAGACACTGAACTTTACATCAACCAGATGTAAGCATATAAGCCTTAGAGGAAAACAAAAGGGCACTCAGGTATTTCAAATGATGTACATTATTAATTTTgcatctttgtttttttttaaagagggggagagaaagtaaAATGCAATTATAATATAGTctgttatatatttttaaaggtacattTCCACAAAGCAAATTAGGTAGGAATAACCAGGAGGGAGAATATGAAAAATGGTGGCAAACAAATGATGCAAAATAAATGACTAGTGAAATTTactgatagattcatagatttcatggccagggaccattatgatcatgtagctTGACTAGAATTCTTCGGTGCCTTTCTATCAGAGTTCTAATCACGGTGGCATCCCCTTGTGTAATAATAATTGTGAACATATTGGTATTGACTTCAGACTTCAGAATGGGTTCTTGGGCCAAGTGGTTGCTTGCCCATGACTATTCCTCTTCTTTCTGCTTTTGATATATATCGCACAATGTAGTAAGACTAGAAGACTGATCTGTATCAGGACCTTGTATCAATTTACAGCTTGTCTGAACAATTTCACTTGCAATAGCTAACAGACTTTCCACTGTCATAGATCTAGTTAAAAGACCCTGTTAAAGCTTCCACAAGGCAATAAAATCTATCTGCTgtaaaactttcatttaaaaagggcTTTTGGTAAGGGCTCTATCCAGATGGAAACTGAGGGCAGATGATGTTTTGAGAGGGGATGGGAGATCCTTTTACTTGTCATTCTAAAGTGACACTCCAGAAAATGCTGGTAGAGGCCAAGTCAGCCAGCCATTCTGAACTCCTGTCATCTCAACGCATTACACCAGCTCTTTTTTTATACCTGAGGGCTGTGTTGGCTCACGATATTCTCCGCTGCTGATCTGCCTGATCAGATTTTTGTGATCAAAGCCATCAAAGGGCATCGTTCCATAAACCAGAGTGTAAAGCAATACACCAAGGGCCCAGCTGTCAACCTAAAAAGACATAGACAAGAAGCGTAAAGGCTAGAAAAGCCGATTCCTGCAGTCTTCCAGACCATTAGCACCACAAAAGCAATGGAACACCCAGCTGTGCTTGGTTACCGGCATGCAGGTATTTAACAACTGACAAAGTGTAAGCAAAGCAAATGAAAGTAACAGAAGGCAGCTTGAATACTTCCAACCTAGGAGAGGCCCAACATAGTCTATGTGTGAGATACTATCAGGACAGAACTAATGTTCATGCTCATTATTACCAAGTACAGATCGTATACGTGCCACCAACATAAGATTAATTTTAATTTCACTTTCCTTCTCCCCTGTGTCCCCTTACCTCTGGGCCTCGATAGGGTCTTCCATTAACAATTTCTGGGGAAGCATACAGTGGGCTCCCACAAAAGGTCTGCAGAAACTTGTCTTTGTGATAGAGGTTGGAAAGACCAAAGTCTGCAATCTGTAAAGACAAAAGGGTTCTGTAGTACTGACATTTACCTTATGAAAAGATAGGGATGGAGTGAGATCTGCTGGTTAAATCTTCAGGATTAGGCGCCAGGACTCTTGGTTTCTATTCACAGCTCAGTCTCTGGTTCCCTGGGCAGCCATCAGTAAGTCATTTAATCTTGGATACCTCACATATCTTTGCAAGGATAATTGGAAGAACCTGGACCTTACTGTCCTCTGGTTGCCCTGCACCATGGGTAGTCATTTACCCCAGTGCAAAGTGAGCATAAAGTGGTGGCACTGGTCTAAAAGCCTACACAAGGTGCAGGCAAACTGAGAGTCAGGCCCTTAGAACTCAACAGGAGAAGTGAGGCAGTGGTGTCCTGGGAACCCGGGGATAAGGTTCCAGAAGGAAGTGGCATCTGAAGTCATTTGGAGCCAATTATAgtagggagagaaagagaatgatGCACTGTCTAACCTTTCCAAGTTCAATAGACTTTCATCAATTATGCCATTATGGATTTGAATGATCAACCAAATCCTGCATTCCTACatttcccagcacagacaaaATGCCCCTGGAGTTTGTTGggacatttatttatttcttctagTCCAGcagctctcaaccaggggtctgaggacccctggggggccacaagcaggtttcagggggtccaccaagcagggccagtgttagactcactggagcccagggcagaaagccgaagccccgcTGTACAAAGCTGCAGCCCGGGGCCCTGAgctctgccacctggggctgaagttgaagcctgagtaacttagctttgcggggcccgttgtggcgtggggccccaggcaattgccctgattgctaccccctaacaccagccctggcttttttATCTGCAGAAAACCAGTGGTGGTGGCACAGGTGAGCCATGAAGTTTTTATACCATATTGGGGGGGCCTCaggaagaaaaaggttgagaacccctggtctagtcgCTGCTCTTGTTCTTATCAAACAAAAGTTGAGGATTTGTGACACTGTGGCTTAAAAACTCACATCCCTTACATTTTCATTGTTTCCCCAGAACAAGGCCACGTAGCTCACAATTTTATCTGGTTTTTGACCCAAATGTCTGTGTCACAGAGATCCTCTTTTTTATTAATGTACACTATTGACACAAAAATGGACACAAAAATGCTGGCTCACAAAACTTAGAATTGGTGATATGCACAGTAGCTTTCTGTGCAGTTATCCCAGAAGTCCCCTGAGCCACACTGCAGCTGCGAGCACAGTCAAGCTATCCCTTCACGAGACAAATTCTGCTCACCTTATTATCGTGGCTTCACTGGGACTATCATG
The nucleotide sequence above comes from Caretta caretta isolate rCarCar2 chromosome 1, rCarCar1.hap1, whole genome shotgun sequence. Encoded proteins:
- the NUAK1 gene encoding NUAK family SNF1-like kinase 1, with the translated sequence MWAERRGGGCAPASAPRAVPPPEMEGAELDAGRGPAPQRCLSCGSQPGAAGKGAAALEEPAEEAPSSEVTAAPELRKQQGVKRHHHKHNLKHRYELQETLGKGTYGKVKRAIERFSGRVVAIKSIRKDKIKDEQDMVHIRREIEIMSSLSHPHIITIFEVFENKDKIVIIMEYASKGELYDYISERRRLSERETRHFFRQIVSAVHYCHKNGVVHRDLKLENILLDDNFNIKIADFGLSNLYHKDKFLQTFCGSPLYASPEIVNGRPYRGPEVDSWALGVLLYTLVYGTMPFDGFDHKNLIRQISSGEYREPTQPSDARGLIRWMLMVNPERRATIEDIANHWWVNWGYKSSVCDCDVLKDSESPLLARFIDWHHRSTGLQPETDTKMKCLSKPKGSEVTLERQRSLKKSKKENDIVQSIQEGGAENASKPTSKRPKGILKKRSNSEHRSHSAGFIEGVVNPALPSTFKIEQELCRTGVVIKSAMEGEIASKYGTKASSLMPKKGILKKTQQRESGYYSSPERSESSELLDNKDETENSDTSPGITETSRIGSHSHSYRRKGILKHNSKYSTSSIDSALVSPETPMVEAMEEGDLPGDRLSRSYSRPSSVISDDSILSSDSFDLLDLRESRPNRQRIRSCVSAENFLQIQDFEGLQNRPRPQHLKRYRNRLGDSSFSLLTDMDDVTQVYKKALEICNKLN